A window of Saccharomyces paradoxus chromosome XI, complete sequence contains these coding sequences:
- the TPO5 gene encoding Tpo5p (Protein involved in excretion of putrescine and spermidine~similar to YKL174C), translated as MPEYTLLADNIRENIVHFDPNDLFDNLHTIVHEDDSQENEEAEHFNYDQVLDKSLLSRSSIVGLGLGLMSPVLGMCTSMAIGLINGGPLTIMLGFLISGVCIWFSSLSLGEIVSKFPMELHVGSAMLAPEKLKLVCSWYTGWLMLIGNWTMSTSITFAGAQLTISLILMTNSDLISEAHLIFYTVIVFYLVVTVVGLVNLKFARFIETINKVCVYWIIYAIIFIDILLLVFHKGKFRSLKYALFHFDNNLSGYKSAFLSFIIGFQQSNFTLQGFSMLPALADEVKVPERDIPRGMSNAVLLSAFSGVIFLIPIMLILPDNDLLFTNHKVLPIVNIFTKSTDSLVLSFFLVLLILGNLLFSGIGSITTSSRAVYSFSRDQAIPYYDKWTYVEPNSQSKVPKNSVVLSMVISYFLGLLALISTAAFNAFIGAAVLCLCSATFIPLVLVLFTRRRAIQSAPVKIRYKFGWFINIVSIAWLLLSMVSVCLPTQMPVTFKTMNYALMVYIFCILVITGLYFRWGKYNFRLPLADDIKAPIPSDPEETVFELEDSNVEHTLNSGATVKEPAGENSEESFMKIHPRDSSENPFEENEENVITDYSDEHYTGEQGFDLADDRRYDI; from the coding sequence ATGCCAGAGTATACGCTACTGGCTGATAATATAAGGGAAAATATTGTCCATTTCGATCCGAATGATTTATTCGATAACTTGCATACCATTGTCCATGAAGATGACAGCCAAGAGAACGAGGAGGCGGAGCATTTCAATTATGACCAGGTTTTGGATAAATCTCTATTGTCAAGAAGTTCTATTGTCGGTCTCGGTTTAGGATTAATGAGTCCAGTACTAGGTATGTGCACTAGTATGGCCATTGGGCTAATTAATGGCGGTCCGTTGACTATAATGCTAGGTTTCTTAATCAGCGGAGTGTGTATATGGTTTTCATCGCTTTCTCTTGGTGAGattgtttcaaaatttccaatGGAACTGCATGTCGGTAGTGCCATGTTGGCCCCAGAGAAGCTGAAATTAGTATGTTCATGGTACACTGGTTGGTTAATGCTCATAGGGAATTGGACTATGAGCACCAGTATTACTTTTGCAGGTGCACAACTAaccatttctttgattttgatgacaAACTCTGACCTAATATCTGAAGCACATTTGATTTTTTACACGGTCATTGTATTCTACTTAGTAGTGACTGTTGTAGGCCTCgtgaatttgaaatttgcaAGATTCATTGAAACAATAAACAAGGTTTGTGTTTATTGGATCATATATGCCATTatatttattgatattcttCTACTAGTATTCCACAAAGGTAAGTTTAGATCTTTGAAATACGCACTATTTCACTTTGATAATAATCTGTCAGGGTACAAAAGCGCATTTCTTTCCTTCATCATTGGGTTCCAACAATCTAATTTCACGTTGCAAGGTTTCAGTATGTTACCTGCTTTAGCTGATGAAGTCAAAGTCCCTGAAAGGGACATTCCACGTGGTATGTCGAATGCGGTATTGTTGTCTGCGTTTTCGGGGgtcatttttcttatacCAATAATGCTGATCCTTCCTGATAATGATCTGCTCTTTACAAACCATAAAGTTTTGCCAATAGTGAACATTTTCACAAAGTCAACTGATTCATTGGTcctgtctttttttttagtgcTCTTAATTTTAGGGAACCTATTATTTTCTGGAATTGGCTCAATTACTACGTCTTCTCGTGCTGTTTATAGTTTTAGTCGTGACCAGGCTATACCATACTACGATAAATGGACGTATGTCGAGCCAAATTCTCAGTCAAAAGTTCCCAAAAATTCTGTTGTGTTGAGTATGGTAATATCATACTTCCTGGGACTATTAGCATTAATTTCGACAGCTGCATTTAATGCTTTTATAGGTGCCGCTGTACTATGTCTTTGTTCCGCAACTTTTATTCCCTTAGTCTTGGTGTTGtttacaagaagaagagccATTCAAAGTGCGCCAGTAAAAATTAGGTATAAGTTTGGTTGGTTCATCAACATCGTTTCTATTGCGTGGTTATTATTATCTATGGTTTCTGTTTGCCTACCGACGCAAATGCCTGTAACTTTCAAAACAATGAATTATGCTTTAATGGTCTACATATTCTGTATTTTGGTTATTACTGGTCTTTATTTCAGATGGGGCAAGTATAATTTTAGATTGCCTTTGGCAGATGACATTAAGGCACCAATTCCCAGCGATCCGGAAGAAACTGTTTTTGAACTAGAAGATAGTAATGTTGAGCATACTCTGAACTCTGGAGCTACAGTGAAAGAACCTGCAGGAGAAAACTCAGAAGAAAGCTTCATGAAGATACATCCTAGGGATAGTTCTGAAAATccctttgaagaaaatgaagaaaatgtgATAACCGATTATAGTGATGAGCATTATACAGGAGAACAAGGATTTGATCTTGCTGATGATCGTAGATACGATATATGA
- the SNU114 gene encoding U5 snRNP GTPase SNU114 (GTPase component of U5 snRNP involved in mRNA splicing via spliceosome~similar to YKL173W) encodes MEGDDLFDEFGNLVGVDPFDSDEEESALDEQEEYETGTLEESGKNNEIESRQFTSSEGYNEVGTALDHPYGKEVEVLIETENKQSAKTPLVEPVAERTKLQEHTIFTQLKKNVPKTRYNRDYMLSMADIPERIINVGVIGPLHSGKSSLMDLLVIDSHKRIPDMSKKIELGWKPLRYMDNLKQEIDRGVSIKLNGSTLLCTDLKSKSNMINFLDAPGHVNFMDETAVALAASDLVLIVIDVVEGVTCVVEQLIKQSIRNKLAMCFVLNKLDRLILDLKLPPTDAYLKLSHIIADINSFTKGQVFSPIRNNIIFASTKLGFTFTVKEFVSYYYSHLMPPSKMDDFTARLWGSVYYYKGNFRTKPFSNVEKYPTFVEFILIPLYKIFSYALSMEKDKLKNLLRSSFRVTLSQEALKYDPQPFLKHVLQLIFREQTGLVDSITRCYEPLELFDNKVAHLSSSGKNTSEETLWAHVLKTLDYGGAEWSLVRIYSGLLKRGDTVRILDTSQSESRQNRQLHDSETETLDEGENDDDDEAPVCKVEELGLLGGRYVYPLHKAQKGQIVLIKGISGAYIKSATLYSATGKEDMKQLKYFKPLDYINQAVFKIVLQPLLPRELPKLLNALNKVSKYYPGVIIKVEESGEHVILGNGELYMDCLLYDLRTNYANIEIKISDPLTVFSESCSNESFASIPVNNSISRLNDENSVGLSISVTAEPMDFKMIQDLSKNTLGKGQNYLDVDGIMSNPRKLSKILRTEYGWDSLASRNVWSFYNGNVLINDTLPDEISPELLSKYRQQIIQGFYWAVKEGPLAEEPLYGVQYKLLSITVPSDINIDVMKSQIIPLMRKACYVGLLTATPTLLEPIYEVDITVHAPLLPIVEELVKKRRGSRIYTTIKVAGTPLLEIRGQIPVIESAGFETDLRLSTNGLGMCQLYFWHKIWRKVPGGVLDKDAFIPKLKPAPINSLSRDFVMKTRRRKGISTGGFMSNDGPTLEKYVSAELYVQLRENGLVP; translated from the coding sequence ATGGAAGGCGACGATTTATTCGACGAGTTTGGAAATTTGGTCGGAGTTGATCCTTTTGATtccgatgaagaagaaagtgcGCTGGATGAGCAGGAAGAATATGAAACCGGTACGTTAGAGGAGAGCGGCAAGAACAATGAGATTGAGAGCAGACAGTTCACCTCGTCGGAAGGCTACAATGAAGTTGGAACAGCCTTGGACCATCCTTATGGTAAGGAAGTGGAAGTATTAATAGAAACCGAGAACAAACAGTCAGCGAAGACTCCATTAGTAGAGCCGGTTGCAGAGCGAACCAAGTTGCAAGAGCATACAATTTTTACAcagttaaaaaaaaacgttCCGAAGACTAGATATAACCGAGACTATATGCTGTCAATGGCTGATATTCCAGAAAGGATAATCAATGTCGGTGTAATTGGACCTCTTCACTCAGGTAAGAGCTCTCTGATGGATCTCCTAGTAATAGATTCGCACAAACGCATCCCAGATATGTCTAAGAAAATAGAACTTGGATGGAAACCGCTGAGATATATGGATAATCTGAAGCAAGAGATAGATCGGGGCGTTTCCATCAAACTTAATGGTTCCACTCTACTTTGCACCGATTTAAAATCCAAGTCTAACATGATAAACTTTTTGGATGCTCCAGGGCATGTTAATTTTATGGACGAAACGGCAGTCGCGCTTGCAGCAAGTGATTTGGTTTTAATCGTGATAGATGTTGTAGAAGGCGTTACATGCGTAGTGGAGCAATTGATAAAACAAAGCATTAGAAATAAATTAGCCATGTGTTTTGTTTTAAACAAGCTCGACAGATTAATTCTAGATTTAAAGTTGCCACCAACGGACGCATATTTGAAGTTAAGTCATATAATTGCAGATATCAACTCGTTCACCAAGGGACAAGTGTTTTCACCAATACGCaataatataatttttGCATCTACAAAGCTGGGCTTCACATTTACTGTCAAGGAGTTTGTTTCTTATTACTATTCCCACTTGATGCCTCCTTCTAAGATGGACGACTTTACTGCACGGCTCTGGGGTAGCGTTTACTATTATAAGGGCAATTTTCGGACAAAACCATTTAGCAATGTGGAAAAGTACCCAACTTTCGTTGAGTTTATCCTCATTCCGCTctataaaatattttcttacGCTTTATCTATGGAGAAAGATaaattaaagaatttgTTAAGGTCCAGCTTTAGAGTTACTCTGAGTCAGGAGGCCCTCAAGTACGATCCACAACCGTTTTTAAAACACGTTTTACAACTAATATTTAGGGAACAAACCGGTCTTGTGGATTCAATAACAAGATGTTATGAGCCATTAGAATTATTCGACAATAAGGTAGCCCATCTTTCAAGTTCAGGCAAAAATACTTCAGAAGAAACTCTATGGGCCCATGTACTGAAAACTCTGGATTATGGTGGAGCAGAGTGGTCCCTTGTACGGATATACTCTGGCCTTTTAAAGAGAGGGGATACAGTGCGTATACTAGATACGTCACAATCTGAATCACGTCAAAATAGACAATTACATGATTCAGAGACAGAAACTTTAGACGAAGGTGAGaacgatgacgatgacgaagCACCTGTATGTAAGGTTGAAGAACTTGGCTTATTAGGCGGTAGATATGTCTACCCGCTACATAAAGCACAAAAAGGACAAATAGTGCTGATAAAAGGTATTTCTGGTGCGTATATTAAATCTGCTACGTTGTACTCTGCAACAGGTAAGGAAGACATGAAGCAACTAAAATATTTTAAACCCTTGGATTATATTAATCAGgctgttttcaaaatcgtTCTCCAGCCTTTGCTACCAAGAGAATTACCAAAGTTATTGAATGCTCTGAACAAAGTTTCGAAATACTATCCAGGTGTTATTATCAAAGTTGAGGAATCTGGTGAACATGTTATACTGGGAAATGGGGAACTATATATGGATTGTTTGTTGTATGATTTGAGAACAAACTATGCAAATATAGAAATTAAAATATCTGATCCTTTAACCGTTTTCTCTGAAAGTTGCTCAAATGAATCATTCGCCTCAATACCTGTAAATAATTCCATATCCCGCCtgaatgatgaaaattctGTGGGTCTATCGATTAGTGTAACTGCCGAACCAATGGATTTTAAAATGATCCAGGACTTGAGCAAGAACACATTGGGAAAAGGCCAAAACTACTTGGATGTTGACGGAATAATGAGCAATCCAAGGAAATTATCCAAGATATTGAGAACAGAGTATGGGTGGGATTCTTTGGCATCAAGGAACGTTTGGTCTTTTTATAATGGCAATGTGTTGATTAATGATACTTTACCCGATGAAATTAGTCCTGAATTATTATCCAAATATAGGCAACAGATAATACAAGGATTTTACTGGGCTGTGAAAGAGGGGCCCTTGGCGGAAGAACCGCTTTATGGCGTACAGTATAAACTGTTATCGATCACAGTACCTTCAGATATAAACATTGATGTTATGAAAAGTCAAATTATTCCATTGATGAGAAAAGCCTGTTACGTTGGATTGCTGACAGCAACTCCAACTTTGCTGGAGCCCATTTATGAAGTTGACATCACGGTTCATGCTCCATTGCTACCAATAGTTGAAGAACTCGTAAAGAAGAGACGTGGAAGCAGGATATACACGACAATAAAAGTGGCGGGGACGCCATTATTGGAGATTCGTGGACAAATTCCAGTTATCGAATCTGCAGGATTTGAGACAGATTTGAGATTATCTACGAATGGTCTTGGCATGTGTCAGCTGTACTTTTGGCACAAGATATGGAGAAAGGTGCCTGGGGGTGTTTTGGATAAAGATGCATTTATTCCAAAGTTAAAACCCGCACCTATCAATAGTTTGAGCCGTGATTTTGTGATGAAAACAAGAAGGCGGAAGGGTATTTCTACGGGTGGCTTTATGTCAAATGATGGCCCAACGCTAGAAAAGTATGTAAGCGCTGAACTATATGTGCAATTAAGAGAAAACGGCTTAGTACCGTAA
- the MRPL38 gene encoding mitochondrial 54S ribosomal protein uL14m (Mitochondrial ribosomal protein of the large subunit~similar to YKL170W) has protein sequence MIFLKSVIKVIDNSGAQLAECIKVIRKGSPKSPAMVGDRIVCVIQKAKPLTQNITGTANTNRVKKGDICHAIVVRSKQRNMCRKDGSTVAFGDTACVLINKNTGEPLGTRIMANDGCVDRTLKDKGYNKICSLASRVI, from the coding sequence ATGATATTTCTAAAATCAGTTATCAAAGTGATCGATAATTCAGGTGCGCAATTAGCAGAATGTATTAAAGTGATAAGGAAAGGTTCTCCTAAGAGTCCAGCAATGGTTGGAGACAGAATAGTCTGTGTTATCCAGAAAGCAAAACCCTTGACTCAAAACATTACGGGAACGGCCAATACCAATCGTGTTAAAAAAGGTGATATTTGTCACGCAATTGTCGTAAGATCTAAACAGCGTAATATGTGTAGAAAGGATGGCTCTACGGTTGCATTTGGAGACACTGCATGCGTTTTGATTAATAAGAATACTGGTGAACCCCTGGGGACAAGAATTATGGCTAATGATGGCTGTGTAGATAGAACACTGAAGGACAAGGGATACAATAAGATATGCTCTTTAGCAAGTAGGGTCATATAA
- the EBP2 gene encoding Ebp2p (Required for 25S rRNA maturation and 60S ribosomal subunit assembly~similar to YKL172W): MAKGFKLKELLSHQKEIEKADKLENDLKKKKSQELKKEEPTIVSATDLKKLDKQEKKVGAKKEVATATATEGYQSQALSKKEKRKLKKELKKTQEDVAIKAQKDKFGDKDESGDDEEEEGEDEGRLDLEKLAKSDSESEDESESENDSEQQEDADIVAEEEEEEEKEEEQDVPLSDVEFDSDADVVPHHKLTINNTKAMKHALERVQLPWKKHSFQEHQSITSETNTDEQIKDIYDDTERELAFYKQSLDAVLVARDELKGLKVAFKRPLDYFAEMVKSDEHMDKIKGKLIEEASDKKAREEARRQRQLKKFGKQVQNATLQKRQLEKRETLDKIKSLKNKRKHNEIDHSEFNVGVEEEVEEKRSDRGRPNGKRAAKNAKYGQGGMKRFKRKNDATSSADVSGFSSKKMKGKTNRRGKSRRTRRF; the protein is encoded by the coding sequence ATGGCTAAAGGTTTTAAGTTGAAGGAGTTGCTTTCGCAccaaaaggaaattgaaaaagctgACAAGCTTGAAAATGacctaaaaaaaaagaaatcccaagaattgaagaaggaagaacCAACCATCGTTTCAGCCactgatttgaaaaagcttgacaaacaagaaaagaaggtcGGTGCTAAGAAAGAAGTTGCTACCGCTACCGCTACCGAAGGGTACCAAAGCCAAGctctttccaaaaaagagaaaagaaagttgaagaaagaattgaaaaagacgCAAGAAGATGTAGCTATCAAGGCTCAAAAGGATAAATTTGGTGACAAGGATGAATCTggcgatgatgaagaggaagaaggGGAAGATGAAGGAAGACTAGATCTCGAAAAACTGGCCAAGAGTGATTCTGAGTCTGAAGATGAGTCCGAGTCCGAAAATGATTCTGAACAACAGGAGGATGCGGATATAGTcgctgaagaagaagaagaagaagaaaaagaagaagagcaagATGTTCCATTGTCTGATGTCGAATTTGATTCTGATGCAGATGTTGTTCCACATCATAAACTAACCATCAACAACACAAAAGCCATGAAACATGCCTTGGAAAGGGTACAACTGCCATGGAAGAAACATTCATTTCAAGAGCACCAAAGCATCACGTCAGAGACCAACACCGATGAACAAATTAAGGACATATACGATGATACTGAGAGGGAACTAGCATTTTATAAGCAATCACTGGACGCCGTTTTAGTGGCACGTGACGAATTAAAGGGACTAAAAGTAGCCTTTAAAAGACCATTGGATTACTTTGCTGAAATGGTGAAAAGTGATGAGCACATGGACAAGATTAAGGGTAAGCTAATCGAAGAAGCCAGTGACAAGAAGGCACGTGAAGAAGCTAGAAGACAAAGgcaattgaagaaattcgGTAAGCAAGTCCAAAATGCTACCTTACAGAAACGtcaattggaaaagagaGAAACGCTGGACAAGATcaaatctttgaagaacaaaagaaagcacAACGAGATCGATCACTCCGAGTTTAACGTCGGtgtagaagaagaagttgaagaaaaaaggtcCGACAGAGGTAGGCCCAACGGAAAGAGAGCCGCAAAGAATGCCAAATATGGCCAAGGAGGCATGAAGAGATTCAAGAGGAAGAATGATGCTACCTCTTCTGCTGATGTTAGCGGCTTTTCTTCTAAGAAAATGAAGGGTAAGACCAATAGACGAGGAAAGAGCAGACGTACCAGAAGATTCTAA
- the NNK1 gene encoding protein kinase NNK1 (Protein kinase~similar to YKL171W), with translation MFTSQRQLRQNGSPMSSPRSSQHSSGMVSPISGSPASNRSYGRDLRGLVGIDIPASEPVFNRVNSSDTLYFRPKKIYKMEHEHPSRTTLVQLHARSQPEDTASIQVNPEEGPGGLELGDPCGKQSLYAMGAEYVPDLDFTKLVNDWQKSSDDLYEFRSSATPQVQIKNNDKSNYELWSSPDAILTRNKLRRDSFSQENNDSLSPDDSLLSRGLHSKVKPIPLPRNGQPIFTPLSNLEAERRSSYTTNSNNNSITQNNKFSLAKLKYSLPTQSSAVPASFDSNASSLNFLPTTTLSTLSELQISPNDMMDLIQKLPRNFLNLPYTQRKKVIIEHAPSHDYKAVMSLVKKFMLTSSRSNFSLAGFANNASVSEATVNDSNINSRNASNNSNDNHVNARPLQRSRHGSIASQFLSSFSPSMTSIAKMNSNPLSGSAGGSGRPDDKGMEILGHRLGKIIGFGAWGIIRECFDIETGVGRVIKIVKFKGHQNIKKHVLREVAIWRTLKHNRILPLLDWKLDDNYAMYCLTERINDGTLYDLVISWDEFKRSKVPFAERCRMTIFLSIQLLSALKYMHSKRIVHGDIKLENCLLQKEGKKSDWKVFLCDFGMSCHFDEKCIYRNDTSDENISRSNGHRKRKNSEQTNLVKYPTTNFLPDELSNDFDASEDLKYQFENRKHQSFTPKGMVSSSSHSLKHLNQLPSSSSSNLFHKPASQPQPQHRIPFHGRHKTTVFSNLGPEPSKYIGSLPYASPELLKYSDARRSKSIEMHIYDSPDSSQSEISAASSSSSDLSSISSSAKASAVTKSGVTTDSPFDSSTDSPSIVSPLGPASDIWALGVMLYTMLVGKLPFNHEFEPRLRSLIKVGEFDRFSLAQVCKFDRKRTEGTIGQGLYDTVIGCLTIDLDTRWKLERIEEVLQNEMKLTEAIHDDNDL, from the coding sequence ATGTTTACGTCGCAGCGACAGCTTCGACAAAATGGGAGTCCGATGTCATCACCACGTTCATCACAACATTCCTCTGGTATGGTTTCACCGATATCTGGGTCTCCAGCCTCGAACCGCAGCTATGGAAGGGACCTGCGAGGCTTGGTAGGAATTGATATACCTGCTAGCGAGCCGGTGTTCAACAGGGTCAATAGCAGCGATACACTATATTTCAGGcccaagaaaatttacaaGATGGAACATGAGCATCCATCAAGAACTACTCTGGTACAACTACATGCGAGATCACAGCCGGAGGATACTGCGAGTATTCAAGTAAATCCTGAAGAGGGACCCGGCGGCCTAGAGCTGGGAGATCCGTGTGGCAAACAGTCTTTATACGCTATGGGAGCAGAGTACGTTCCAGATTTGGACTTTACAAAGCTAGTAAATGACTGGCAAAAGTCCAGTGACGACTTGTATGAGTTCAGGAGCAGCGCCACTCCGCAGGtacaaatcaaaaacaatgACAAGAGCAACTACGAACTTTGGAGCTCACCAGATGCAATATTGACCCGAAACAAGCTTCGAAGAGATAGTTTTTCACAAGAGAACAACGATTCATTAAGTCCAGATGATTCTCTTTTATCAAGGGGTTTGCACTCTAAGGTCAAGCCTATTCCTCTGCCCAGGAACGGCCAACCAATATTTACACCTCTCTCCAACTTAGAAGCGGAAAGACGGTCCTCATATACGACTAAtagcaataacaatagcatAACACagaataataaattttcGCTTGCGAAATTAAAGTATTCGCTTCCCACTCAAAGTTCTGCAGTACCTGCATCGTTCGATTCAAATGCTTCAtcattaaattttcttccgACTACCACGTTATCGACTTTGTCAGAGCTACAAATAAGTCCCAACGATATGATGGATTTGATTCAGAAACTTCCcaggaattttttgaacttaCCGTACActcaaaggaaaaaagtcATCATTGAGCATGCACCTTCTCACGACTACAAGGCCGTGATGTCGCTAgttaaaaaattcatgTTAACATCTTCAAGAAGTAACTTTTCTCTTGCTGGGTTTGCTAATAATGCTTCAGTTTCGGAGGCCACGGTTAATGATAGTAACATCAATAGCAGAAACGCGTCCAACAACAGTAATGATAACCATGTAAATGCGCGTCCACTGCAAAGATCCAGGCACGGTTCCATTGCATCCCAGTTTTTGAGCTCTTTTTCACCTTCCATGACGTCAATAGCTAAAATGAATTCGAACCCCTTGAGTGGAAGCGCTGGTGGTAGTGGAAGACCAGATGATAAAGGTATGGAAATACTAGGTCACCGATTAGGTAAAATTATAGGTTTTGGGGCATGGGGCATTATACGTGAATGTTTTGATATCGAAACCGGTGTAGGTAGAGTGATAAAAATTGTGAAATTTAAAGGGCACCAAAATATTAAGAAACATGTGTTGAGAGAAGTAGCCATATGGAGGACTTTGAAGCATAATAGAATACTTCCCCTTTTAGACTGGAAGCTTGATGACAACTATGCAATGTACTGTTTGACGGAAAGAATTAACGATGGTACCTTGTACGACTTAGTAATATCTTGGGACGAATTCAAACGTTCGAAGGTACCGTTTGCAGAAAGATGTAGaatgacaatttttttgagcaTACAATTACTATCTGCTTTGAAATACATGCATTCTAAGAGGATTGTTCATGGCGATATAAAATTAGAAAACTGTCTCTTAcagaaagaaggaaaaaaatcgGATTGGAAAGTTTTCCTGTGTGATTTTGGAATGAGTTGTCACTTTGATGAGAAGTGTATTTATCGTAATGATACTTCCGATGAAAACATTAGTCGTAGCAATGGacacagaaaaagaaaaaatagtgaACAAACGAATTTGGTAAAATATCCCAcaaccaattttttgccTGACGAGCTAAGCAACGATTTTGATGCGAGTGAAGACTTGAAatatcaatttgaaaatcgAAAGCATCAATCCTTCACACCGAAAGGTATGGTTAGCTCTAGCTCTCATTCATTGAAGCACCTCAATCAACTAccctcttcttcttcttctaatttATTTCACAAGCCAGCCTCCCAACCTCAACCACAACATCGTATTCCCTTTCATGGGAGGCACAAGACAAcagttttttcaaatttggGACCTGAACCTTCTAAATATATCGGATCTCTACCTTACGCTTCGCCAGAGCTTTTAAAGTACTCGGATGCAAGACGTTCAAAATCAATTGAAATGCATATTTATGATTCACCAGATTCTTCTCAATCGGAAATTAGTGCagcatcatcatcttcctctGATTTATCTTCTATATCATCTTCTGCAAAGGCATCTGCAGTCACGAAATCTGGTGTGACTACGGATTCGCCGTTTGATTCCTCAACGGATTCACCAAGTATCGTTTCTCCTTTAGGACCAGCGTCTGATATTTGGGCCTTGGGAGTAATGCTGTATACCATGCTAGTAGGAAAATTACCTTTTAATCATGAGTTCGAACCCAGATTACGCTCTCTCATTAAGGTAGGTGAATTTGACCGGTTCTCTTTAGCTCAAGTGTGTAAATTTGACAGGAAACGGACTGAAGGGACGATTGGTCAAGGCTTGTATGATACAGTTATTGGATGTTTGACGATTGATTTGGATACGAGGTGGAAACTTGAAAGGATAGAAGAGGTCCTTCAAAACGAAATGAAACTAACAGAGGCCATTCATGATGATAATGACTTATGA